The Tenacibaculum jejuense genome includes a window with the following:
- the ilvD gene encoding dihydroxy-acid dehydratase translates to MELNKFSKRVTQDDTQPAAQAMLHALGLTHEDLKKPFVGIASTGYEGNPCNMHLNDLAKLVKQGTKNVDLVGLIFNTIGVSDGISMGTPGMRYSLPSRDVIADSMETVVQAMSYDGLVTVVGCDKNMPGALMAMLRLNRPSVLVYGGTIASGCHEGKKLDIVSAFEAWGSKVAGTITQNEYQSVIEKAIPGAGACGGMYTANTMASAIEALGMSLPYNSSNPAISNNKEEESIKAGEALRVLLEKDIKPSDIVTKKSLENAVRLVTVMGGSTNAVLHFLAIAKAADVKFTLEDFQRISDETPFLADLKPSGQYLMEDVHRVGGTPAVLKYLLEKGLLHGDCLTVTGKTLAENLIEVPSLTNGQEVIKSVDNPIKETGHLRMLYGNLAKDGSVAKITGKEGLFFSGKAKVYEGEFAANDGIKNGEVQKGDVVVIRYEGPKGGPGMPEMLKPTAAIMGAGLGKEVALITDGRFSGGTHGFVVGHITPEAQEGGVIALVKDGDVISINAQTNTINLEVSDEELEARRKEWKAPPLKVNRGVLYKYARTVASASNGCVTDEF, encoded by the coding sequence ATGGAATTGAACAAATTTAGTAAACGAGTAACTCAAGATGATACACAACCTGCAGCGCAAGCAATGTTACATGCTTTAGGGTTAACTCATGAAGATTTAAAGAAACCTTTTGTAGGAATTGCAAGTACAGGATACGAAGGAAATCCATGTAATATGCATTTAAACGACTTGGCCAAATTGGTAAAGCAAGGAACGAAAAATGTAGACTTGGTTGGTTTAATTTTTAATACCATTGGAGTTTCTGATGGAATTTCTATGGGAACGCCAGGTATGCGTTATTCTTTACCGTCAAGAGATGTAATTGCAGATTCTATGGAAACTGTAGTACAAGCAATGTCATACGATGGTTTGGTAACAGTTGTTGGATGTGATAAAAATATGCCAGGAGCTTTAATGGCGATGTTACGTTTAAACAGACCGTCAGTTTTGGTGTATGGAGGAACGATTGCTTCTGGTTGTCATGAAGGAAAGAAACTAGATATTGTTTCGGCCTTCGAAGCTTGGGGAAGTAAAGTTGCAGGAACTATTACACAAAATGAATATCAGAGTGTGATAGAAAAAGCAATTCCTGGAGCAGGAGCCTGTGGAGGTATGTATACTGCAAATACAATGGCTTCAGCTATTGAAGCTTTAGGTATGAGTTTACCTTATAATTCTTCAAACCCTGCTATTAGTAATAATAAAGAAGAAGAGTCAATAAAAGCAGGAGAAGCACTTCGAGTGCTTCTAGAAAAAGATATTAAACCCTCAGATATAGTTACAAAGAAATCACTAGAAAATGCAGTTCGTTTAGTAACTGTAATGGGAGGTTCTACAAATGCTGTTTTACACTTTTTGGCTATTGCTAAAGCAGCAGATGTGAAATTTACATTGGAAGATTTCCAACGTATTTCAGATGAAACTCCTTTTCTAGCTGATTTAAAGCCAAGCGGACAATACTTAATGGAAGATGTGCATAGAGTTGGAGGAACGCCAGCTGTTTTAAAATATCTTTTAGAAAAAGGATTGTTACATGGAGATTGTTTAACTGTTACAGGAAAAACCTTAGCTGAAAACTTAATAGAAGTTCCAAGTCTTACTAACGGACAAGAAGTAATAAAGTCTGTTGATAATCCAATTAAAGAAACTGGACATTTAAGAATGTTATACGGAAATCTTGCTAAAGACGGATCTGTAGCAAAAATTACGGGTAAGGAAGGATTGTTTTTCTCTGGAAAAGCTAAAGTTTATGAAGGTGAATTTGCAGCTAACGATGGAATTAAAAATGGAGAAGTACAAAAAGGTGATGTAGTTGTAATTCGTTATGAAGGTCCGAAAGGTGGGCCAGGAATGCCAGAAATGCTAAAGCCAACAGCTGCTATTATGGGAGCTGGATTAGGAAAAGAGGTTGCTTTAATTACGGATGGTAGATTTTCTGGTGGAACTCACGGATTTGTAGTTGGTCATATTACTCCTGAAGCTCAAGAGGGTGGAGTAATTGCTTTAGTAAAAGATGGAGATGTAATTTCTATTAATGCACAAACGAACACAATTAATCTTGAAGTTTCTGATGAAGAATTAGAAGCAAGAAGAAAGGAATGGAAAGCTCCTCCATTAAAAGTAAATAGGGGAGTACTTTATAAATATGCAAGAACAGTAGCATCCGCATCTAATGGATGTGTAACAGATGAATTTTAA
- a CDS encoding branched-chain amino acid transaminase — MYFNEKSVVFLNGEFVKATDAKINMYSQSLHYGNGVFEGIRSYKTENGTRIFKSYEHYKRLKYGVDVMGIQFKYSEEELTEITYKLLELNNLQDAYIRPLVFTGENMGLTTSPETNLVIQCWEWGKFMGDKLLRVKTSRFQRPNPNSCFVEAKITGHYVNSILSTNEVKSQGYDEALLLDMNGNVAECSGANIFMEKDGKLYTPPRGHIMAGITRATVINLCKEEGIPVEEKHFTLDELKTADACFFTGTAAEVVGLESIDEYKFPMDWKTSHGHNLMKLYKAEVLEERVQEKAL; from the coding sequence ATGTATTTCAACGAAAAGAGTGTTGTTTTTCTTAACGGAGAATTTGTTAAAGCTACTGATGCTAAGATAAATATGTATAGTCAAAGCTTACATTATGGGAATGGAGTTTTTGAAGGTATACGTTCCTATAAAACAGAAAATGGAACTAGAATTTTTAAGTCATATGAACATTACAAAAGATTAAAGTATGGAGTCGATGTAATGGGAATACAATTCAAGTATTCTGAAGAAGAATTAACAGAAATTACCTACAAACTTTTAGAATTAAATAATCTTCAGGATGCTTACATAAGACCTTTGGTTTTTACTGGAGAAAATATGGGTTTAACAACTTCACCTGAGACGAATTTAGTCATACAATGTTGGGAATGGGGAAAGTTTATGGGAGATAAATTATTGCGAGTAAAAACATCAAGATTCCAAAGACCTAATCCGAATTCTTGTTTCGTTGAAGCTAAGATTACAGGACATTACGTAAACTCAATTTTATCTACAAATGAAGTGAAAAGTCAAGGTTACGATGAAGCCTTGCTGTTAGATATGAATGGAAATGTAGCAGAATGTTCAGGAGCTAATATTTTCATGGAAAAAGATGGAAAACTATATACTCCACCAAGAGGTCATATTATGGCAGGAATTACTAGAGCTACAGTAATTAATTTATGTAAAGAAGAAGGAATTCCAGTAGAAGAAAAACATTTCACTTTAGATGAATTAAAAACTGCAGATGCATGTTTTTTCACAGGAACAGCAGCAGAAGTTGTAGGCTTAGAGTCTATAGACGAATACAAATTTCCAATGGACTGGAAAACATCTCACGGACATAATTTAATGAAACTATATAAAGCAGAAGTACTAGAAGAAAGAGTACAAGAAAAAGCACTTTAA
- a CDS encoding SAM-dependent methyltransferase, with protein MTVQEKIIQATSEYFKDQIDYYELSKASKTYKFILEEICDEDMNIELGRNDIHSDNGKSLGTFWAALCLDDIIRTRQFIRGMHKAIQEKMKLKDKIHVLYAGTGPFATLLLPFLLRYSEREIHFSLLEINPFSFKILQNLISRLDLNKSNITFIKDDATKHNIDTKNTPDIILSETMQNALAKEQQVPIFFNLMNQVKEETIFIPERIELSIGLKNSKIPIEKIELTDYIQEKKVFEVSKELIFTSHKNSFQYPTFPKIQTVISHNRLKEFDELLLFTEIQVYKDEKIAINESGLTTPILIDLIPKNTNKAIIETRYIISSDPKLEYQIYYS; from the coding sequence ATGACTGTACAAGAAAAAATAATTCAAGCCACATCTGAATATTTCAAAGATCAAATTGATTATTACGAACTATCTAAGGCATCAAAAACTTATAAATTCATTTTAGAAGAAATATGTGATGAAGATATGAATATTGAACTGGGGCGTAATGATATTCACTCTGATAATGGAAAATCTCTTGGTACATTTTGGGCTGCTCTCTGTCTTGATGATATTATTCGAACCAGACAGTTTATAAGAGGTATGCATAAAGCGATACAAGAGAAAATGAAACTTAAAGATAAAATTCATGTTTTATATGCGGGTACAGGACCTTTTGCAACACTCTTACTTCCTTTTCTTTTAAGATATTCTGAAAGAGAAATACATTTTAGTCTTTTAGAGATAAATCCGTTTAGTTTTAAGATACTACAAAATTTAATTTCGAGATTAGATTTAAATAAAAGTAATATTACTTTTATAAAAGACGATGCAACAAAACATAATATAGACACTAAGAATACACCTGATATTATTTTAAGCGAAACGATGCAAAATGCATTAGCTAAAGAACAACAAGTTCCTATTTTTTTTAATCTAATGAATCAAGTAAAAGAGGAAACTATATTTATTCCTGAAAGAATCGAACTCTCTATTGGCCTAAAAAACTCTAAAATACCTATTGAAAAAATTGAACTAACAGACTATATTCAAGAAAAAAAAGTGTTTGAAGTAAGTAAAGAATTGATTTTTACATCTCATAAAAATAGTTTTCAATACCCTACTTTTCCCAAAATACAGACAGTAATTTCACATAATAGATTGAAGGAATTTGATGAACTACTATTATTTACTGAAATACAAGTTTATAAAGATGAAAAAATTGCTATCAACGAGAGTGGATTAACCACTCCAATTCTTATAGATTTAATTCCCAAGAACACTAACAAAGCTATTATTGAAACACGTTATATTATTTCTTCTGATCCAAAACTTGAGTATCAAATATATTATTCATAA
- a CDS encoding glutamate synthase subunit beta, with the protein MGELGGFKKYDRKQEINTAVKDRVQNFKEFTSPLSVAEQQKQGSRCMDCGIPFCHSGCPLGNLIPDFNDMVHKGEWKKALDILHSTNNFPEFTGRLCPAPCEKACVLGIIDQPVSIENTEKYIVEKGFEKGWIKPKLPNYRTGKSVAVVGSGPAGLAAAQQLNRAGHLVTVFEREDEVGGLLRYGIPNFKLEKEVIDRRIQILEAEGITFKTNANIGVNVSVDKLKEFDAVVLCGGATKARALNIPGSDAKGVHQAMDFLTKQTKALFNSDLESEVISAKGKNVIVIGGGDTGSDCIGTSNRHGANSVTNFEIMPKPPKARSVQTPWPFWPLQLKTSSSHEEGCDRNWLINTKEFVKNDKGELIALKTVEVEWKIIPGERPQLIEIEGTEKTWPCDLVFLALGFTGPEKTLPELLNLDLDFRSNIKASTSNYQTNIPNIFTAGDMRRGQSLIVWAISEGRQAAHHVDAYLMGSSSLPLKDSNDLLTA; encoded by the coding sequence ATGGGAGAATTAGGCGGATTTAAAAAATACGATAGAAAGCAAGAGATAAATACAGCTGTTAAAGATCGAGTACAAAATTTTAAAGAATTTACGAGTCCATTATCAGTAGCAGAGCAACAAAAACAAGGTTCTCGTTGTATGGATTGTGGAATTCCTTTTTGTCACAGTGGTTGTCCTCTAGGAAATTTAATTCCTGATTTTAATGATATGGTTCATAAAGGAGAATGGAAAAAAGCATTAGATATTTTGCATTCTACCAACAATTTTCCAGAGTTTACTGGAAGATTATGTCCAGCTCCTTGTGAAAAAGCTTGTGTTTTAGGAATTATAGATCAACCCGTTTCTATAGAAAATACAGAAAAGTATATCGTAGAAAAAGGATTTGAAAAAGGTTGGATAAAACCAAAACTTCCAAATTACAGAACAGGAAAAAGTGTTGCTGTAGTAGGTTCTGGCCCTGCTGGTTTAGCAGCTGCTCAACAATTAAATAGAGCTGGGCATTTGGTAACTGTTTTTGAAAGAGAAGATGAAGTAGGAGGTTTGTTACGTTATGGAATTCCTAACTTTAAATTAGAGAAAGAAGTTATCGATAGAAGAATACAAATTCTAGAAGCAGAAGGTATTACATTTAAAACTAATGCAAACATTGGAGTAAATGTTTCTGTTGATAAACTTAAAGAGTTTGATGCCGTAGTATTATGTGGTGGAGCTACAAAAGCCAGAGCTTTAAATATTCCTGGAAGTGATGCAAAAGGCGTACACCAAGCAATGGATTTTTTAACAAAGCAAACCAAAGCGTTATTTAATTCAGATTTAGAAAGTGAAGTGATTAGTGCTAAAGGTAAAAATGTAATTGTAATTGGAGGAGGAGATACAGGTTCAGATTGTATTGGAACTTCTAATCGTCATGGAGCAAATTCGGTAACGAATTTTGAAATTATGCCGAAACCTCCTAAAGCAAGAAGTGTGCAAACACCTTGGCCATTTTGGCCTTTACAGTTAAAAACTAGTTCTTCTCACGAAGAAGGTTGCGATCGTAATTGGCTTATCAATACAAAAGAATTTGTAAAGAATGATAAAGGTGAGCTTATTGCATTAAAAACAGTGGAAGTAGAATGGAAAATTATCCCAGGAGAACGTCCACAGCTTATAGAAATAGAAGGTACAGAAAAAACTTGGCCTTGTGATTTGGTATTTTTGGCTTTAGGATTTACTGGTCCAGAGAAAACATTACCAGAATTATTGAATTTAGATTTAGACTTTAGATCTAATATTAAAGCAAGTACAAGCAATTATCAAACGAACATTCCAAACATATTCACTGCTGGTGATATGAGAAGAGGTCAATCGCTTATTGTTTGGGCTATTTCAGAAGGAAGACAAGCAGCTCATCATGTAGATGCTTATTTGATGGGAAGCTCAAGTTTGCCATTAAAAGATAGTAATGATTTATTAACTGCTTAG